The Skermanella pratensis genome has a window encoding:
- the cysT gene encoding sulfate ABC transporter permease subunit CysT, giving the protein MTGLVAGNLQDSFRKPSILPGFGITLGFTVAYLSLVVLIPLAGLAIKASGLGFGGLWAVLMEPRVIAAFRVTFLTALAAALINTVFGLLVAWVLVRYQFPGRRVIDALVDLPFALPTAVAGIALTALYAGNGWIGQFLPFRVAFTPLGIVVALTFIGLPFVVRTVQPVLQDAEPEVEEAAASLGANRWQIFSRVVFPAIMPALLTGFTLAFARGVGEYGSVIFIAGNLPGVSEIVPLLIIIKLEQFDYAGATAIATAMLVASFFLLLAINLLQHWTRARHAG; this is encoded by the coding sequence ATGACCGGCCTCGTCGCAGGAAACCTCCAGGATAGCTTCCGCAAGCCGAGCATCCTGCCCGGCTTCGGGATCACGCTGGGCTTCACGGTCGCGTATCTCAGCCTGGTCGTCCTGATCCCGCTGGCTGGACTGGCCATCAAGGCTTCCGGGCTGGGCTTCGGCGGGCTCTGGGCGGTGCTGATGGAACCCCGCGTGATTGCCGCCTTCCGGGTCACGTTCCTGACCGCCCTGGCCGCGGCGCTGATCAACACCGTGTTCGGCCTGCTGGTGGCCTGGGTGCTGGTTCGCTACCAGTTCCCGGGCCGCAGGGTGATCGACGCGCTGGTCGACCTGCCGTTCGCCCTGCCCACGGCGGTGGCCGGCATCGCGCTGACGGCGCTCTATGCCGGCAACGGCTGGATCGGCCAGTTCCTGCCGTTCCGCGTCGCCTTCACGCCGCTGGGCATCGTCGTGGCGCTGACCTTCATCGGCCTGCCGTTCGTCGTCCGCACGGTCCAGCCCGTGCTCCAGGACGCCGAGCCGGAGGTCGAGGAGGCGGCGGCCAGCCTGGGCGCCAACCGCTGGCAGATCTTCAGCCGCGTCGTCTTCCCCGCGATCATGCCGGCCCTGCTGACCGGCTTCACGCTGGCTTTCGCCCGCGGCGTGGGGGAGTACGGATCGGTCATCTTCATCGCCGGCAACCTGCCCGGCGTGTCGGAGATCGTGCCCCTGCTGATCATCATCAAACTCGAGCAGTTCGATTATGCCGGAGCGACCGCCATCGCGACCGCGATGCTGGTGGCGTCGTTCTTCCTGCTGCTCGCGATCAACCTGCTCCAGCATTGGACGAGAGCGCGCCATGCCGGCTGA
- a CDS encoding sulfate/molybdate ABC transporter ATP-binding protein, with translation MSIEIRGIAKHFGSFAALDGVDLTVHDGELLALLGPSGSGKTTLLRIIAGLEFADVGEIRLNGEDAQGRAPRDREVGFVFQHYALFRHMSVFENVAFGLRVRPRADRQTNAAIAARVNELLRMVQLDWLADRYPSQLSGGQRQRVALARALAIEPKVLLLDEPFGALDAKVRKELRRWLRRLHEEMHITSVFVTHDQEEALELADRVVVMNHGRIEQIGSPAQVYDEPASAFVCDFLGQVNRFDCEIENGLARTTQGAELRVPGLNGTHGAATCFVRPHEIDLVPIDREGPEAAQVRLIHQIGPNARVELDYAGHVLEVEVGRERLPALSLSVGAWCALRINNARVFPR, from the coding sequence ATGAGTATCGAGATCAGAGGCATCGCCAAGCACTTCGGCAGTTTCGCCGCCCTGGACGGAGTCGATCTTACCGTCCACGATGGCGAGCTGCTGGCCCTTCTGGGGCCGTCCGGGTCGGGCAAGACGACCCTGCTGCGGATCATCGCCGGGCTTGAGTTCGCCGATGTCGGCGAGATCCGGCTGAACGGCGAGGACGCCCAGGGCCGCGCACCGCGCGACCGCGAGGTCGGCTTCGTGTTCCAGCACTACGCGCTGTTCCGGCACATGAGCGTGTTCGAGAACGTGGCTTTCGGCCTGCGGGTCCGGCCGCGCGCCGACCGTCAGACCAATGCGGCCATCGCGGCGCGGGTCAACGAACTTCTGCGTATGGTCCAGCTCGACTGGCTGGCCGACCGCTACCCAAGCCAGCTTTCCGGCGGCCAGCGCCAGCGGGTCGCCCTGGCCCGGGCCTTGGCGATCGAGCCCAAGGTGCTTTTGCTGGACGAGCCGTTCGGCGCGTTGGACGCCAAGGTCCGCAAGGAGCTGCGGCGCTGGCTTCGGCGCCTGCACGAGGAGATGCATATAACCAGCGTCTTCGTCACCCACGACCAGGAGGAGGCGCTTGAGCTTGCCGACCGGGTCGTGGTGATGAATCACGGCCGGATCGAGCAGATCGGCTCGCCCGCGCAGGTCTACGACGAGCCGGCCTCGGCCTTCGTCTGCGACTTCCTGGGGCAGGTCAACCGTTTCGATTGCGAGATCGAGAACGGCCTTGCTCGGACCACCCAGGGTGCCGAACTCCGGGTGCCCGGGCTGAACGGCACCCACGGCGCCGCGACCTGCTTCGTCCGCCCCCACGAGATCGACCTTGTGCCGATCGACCGCGAGGGTCCCGAGGCGGCCCAGGTCCGCCTGATCCACCAGATCGGCCCGAACGCCCGGGTCGAGCTGGACTATGCCGGCCACGTGCTGGAGGTGGAAGTCGGCCGCGAACGTCTGCCGGCCCTCAGCCTCAGCGTCGGCGCCTGGTGCGCGCTTCGGATCAACAACGCGCGCGTTTTCCCGAGATAG
- the cysW gene encoding sulfate ABC transporter permease subunit CysW encodes MPAEIVIATTPPAGTPPVTGQRSIPRPALGESPLVKAVLIGIALLFLLLFLVIPLVAVFFEALRQGFGAYLEALVEPDAVSAMKLTLLAAGIAVPLNLVFGIAASWCIAKFEFRGKSLLITLIDLPFSVSPVISGMVFVLLFGAQGLMGPWLREHDIQVIFALPGIVLATIFVTFPFVARELIPLMQEQGVDEEEAARVLGASGWQTFTRVTLPNIRWGVLYGVLLCNARAMGEFGAVSVVSGHIRGETNTMPLHVEILYNEYNFVAAFAVASLLALLALVTLVVKSLLEWRHADQIAATRR; translated from the coding sequence ATGCCGGCTGAAATCGTCATCGCCACCACGCCGCCCGCCGGCACGCCGCCCGTGACCGGGCAGCGCAGCATCCCGCGCCCGGCGCTGGGCGAGTCGCCGCTGGTCAAGGCCGTCCTGATCGGCATCGCCCTGCTTTTCCTGCTGCTGTTCCTGGTGATCCCGCTGGTGGCCGTGTTCTTCGAGGCGCTGCGCCAGGGCTTCGGCGCCTATCTCGAAGCCCTGGTGGAGCCGGACGCGGTCTCGGCGATGAAGCTGACGCTCCTGGCGGCCGGCATCGCGGTGCCGCTGAACCTCGTGTTCGGCATCGCGGCATCCTGGTGCATCGCCAAGTTCGAGTTCCGCGGCAAGAGCCTGCTGATCACCCTGATCGACCTGCCGTTCTCCGTGTCCCCGGTGATCTCCGGCATGGTGTTCGTGCTGCTGTTCGGAGCCCAGGGACTGATGGGGCCGTGGCTGCGCGAGCACGACATCCAGGTCATCTTCGCCCTGCCGGGCATCGTGCTGGCCACCATCTTCGTGACCTTCCCCTTCGTCGCCCGCGAATTGATCCCGCTGATGCAGGAACAGGGCGTGGACGAGGAGGAGGCGGCGCGCGTGCTGGGTGCCAGCGGCTGGCAGACCTTCACGCGGGTGACGCTGCCCAACATCCGCTGGGGCGTGCTCTACGGCGTGCTGCTGTGCAACGCCCGCGCCATGGGCGAGTTCGGCGCCGTCTCCGTCGTGTCCGGCCATATCCGGGGAGAGACCAACACGATGCCGCTGCATGTTGAAATTCTGTACAACGAATACAACTTCGTCGCAGCTTTCGCGGTGGCGTCGCTTCTGGCCCTGCTGGCCCTGGTCACCCTGGTGGTGAAGAGCCTGCTGGAATGGCGCCATGCCGACCAGATCGCGGCGACGCGCCGTTGA
- a CDS encoding sulfate ABC transporter substrate-binding protein produces the protein MVFRNFARGAATLMLAAGVTLGAVGFGAAPSFAASTLLNVSYDPTRELYVEFNKLFAERWAAENNGEKFSIRQSHGGSGKQARSVIDGLEADVVTLALAYDIDAIAETGLIAKDWQGRLPDNSAPYTSTIVFLVRKGNPKQIRDWDDLVKPDVQVITPNPKTSGGARWNYLAAWGFALEKYGNDEAKAQEFVQALFKNVPVLDTGARASTITFVQRQIGDVLLAWENEAYLAVKELGPDQFDIVTPSLSILAEPSVAVVDKVVDRRETRRAAEAYLKLLYSPEGQELAAKHFYRPRLAEVAARHADQFAQVKLFTIDQKFGGWTSAQNKHFSDGGIFDKVSAAAGK, from the coding sequence ATGGTGTTCCGGAATTTCGCGCGCGGCGCCGCCACCCTCATGTTGGCGGCCGGTGTCACCCTGGGTGCGGTCGGGTTTGGAGCGGCGCCGTCGTTCGCCGCCTCGACCCTCCTCAACGTGTCTTACGACCCGACCCGGGAACTCTATGTCGAGTTCAACAAGCTGTTCGCCGAGCGTTGGGCGGCTGAAAACAACGGGGAGAAGTTCTCCATCCGGCAGTCCCACGGCGGCTCCGGCAAGCAGGCCCGCTCCGTCATCGACGGGCTTGAGGCCGACGTCGTCACCCTGGCACTGGCCTACGACATCGACGCCATCGCCGAGACCGGCCTGATCGCCAAGGACTGGCAGGGCCGGCTGCCCGACAACAGCGCACCCTACACGTCGACCATCGTGTTCCTGGTGCGCAAGGGCAATCCCAAGCAGATCCGGGACTGGGACGACCTGGTCAAGCCGGACGTGCAGGTCATCACGCCCAATCCCAAGACGTCCGGCGGCGCCCGCTGGAACTATCTGGCCGCCTGGGGCTTCGCGCTGGAGAAGTACGGCAACGACGAGGCCAAGGCGCAGGAATTCGTCCAGGCGCTGTTCAAGAACGTTCCCGTGCTTGACACCGGCGCCCGCGCCTCGACCATCACCTTCGTCCAGCGCCAGATCGGGGACGTGCTGCTGGCCTGGGAAAACGAGGCCTACCTCGCGGTCAAGGAACTGGGACCGGACCAGTTCGACATCGTCACTCCCTCGCTCAGCATCCTGGCCGAGCCGTCGGTCGCCGTCGTGGACAAGGTCGTCGACCGCCGGGAAACCCGCCGGGCGGCCGAAGCCTACCTGAAGCTGCTCTATTCGCCCGAGGGTCAGGAACTTGCCGCCAAGCACTTCTACCGGCCGCGCCTGGCCGAGGTGGCGGCCCGGCATGCCGACCAGTTCGCCCAGGTCAAGCTGTTCACCATCGACCAGAAGTTCGGCGGCTGGACCTCGGCCCAGAACAAGCATTTTTCCGATGGCGGCATCTTCGACAAGGTCTCCGCGGCTGCGGGCAAGTGA
- a CDS encoding IS4 family transposase: MQVKDVRSFLDSVLDEDTHTKRIASLANATLGVMTGASLGVAVIGKSLAQARGLLPKHAVKQVDRLLSNPGIEAWDVFASWVPEMVGPRTDIVVAMDWTDFDADGQATLALKLVTRHGRTTPLIWLSVHKDELSDARNAYEDAAVRRLAEVLPDDVKVTLLADRGFADTKLFGFLADLGFDYVIRLKGNTRVRAADGTIRSATEWVGQGGRARKLRDAVVTEAQCPVGAVVCTHAKAMKEPWCLAASDAGATAPQIIALYSKRWRVEPNFRDTKDLRFGMGLSAVHIADPQRRDRLLLLNAFAVVLLTLLGAAGESLGMDRHLKSNTVKTRTHSLFRQGCMLYDLIPNMPEHRLRALAERYADLLEQSRVVTETFAIV; encoded by the coding sequence ATGCAGGTGAAGGATGTTCGGAGCTTCCTCGACAGTGTTCTTGATGAAGATACTCATACCAAGCGGATCGCCTCTCTTGCCAACGCCACCCTTGGGGTAATGACGGGTGCCTCTCTGGGCGTCGCCGTGATCGGCAAGTCTTTGGCTCAGGCACGCGGCCTTCTGCCCAAGCATGCCGTCAAGCAGGTTGACCGGCTGCTGAGCAACCCTGGGATCGAGGCTTGGGATGTTTTTGCCAGCTGGGTTCCGGAAATGGTCGGCCCGCGCACCGACATCGTGGTGGCGATGGACTGGACCGACTTTGACGCCGACGGGCAGGCCACCCTGGCGCTCAAGCTGGTGACCCGCCATGGCCGGACGACGCCGCTGATCTGGCTCAGCGTTCACAAGGACGAACTGAGCGACGCGCGCAACGCCTACGAAGACGCCGCCGTGCGCCGGCTGGCCGAGGTGCTGCCCGACGACGTCAAAGTCACCCTCCTGGCCGACCGCGGCTTCGCCGACACCAAGCTGTTCGGTTTTCTCGCCGACCTGGGCTTCGACTACGTCATCCGGCTGAAAGGCAACACCAGGGTCAGGGCTGCCGACGGAACGATCCGTTCGGCGACCGAGTGGGTCGGCCAAGGCGGCCGGGCGCGCAAGCTGCGCGATGCCGTGGTTACCGAGGCGCAGTGCCCGGTTGGCGCCGTCGTGTGCACCCACGCCAAGGCCATGAAGGAGCCCTGGTGCCTGGCCGCCAGCGACGCTGGCGCGACCGCGCCGCAGATCATCGCGCTGTACTCGAAGCGGTGGCGAGTGGAGCCCAATTTCAGAGATACCAAAGACTTGCGCTTCGGCATGGGCCTCTCGGCGGTCCACATTGCCGACCCGCAACGGCGCGATAGGCTATTGCTGCTCAATGCGTTCGCTGTCGTTCTGCTCACCCTGCTCGGTGCCGCCGGCGAAAGCCTCGGCATGGACCGCCATCTCAAGTCCAACACCGTCAAAACCCGCACTCACTCCCTGTTCCGCCAGGGCTGTATGCTCTACGACCTCATCCCCAACATGCCTGAACACAGGCTGCGCGCCCTCGCCGAACGATACGCCGATCTCCTGGAGCAGTCACGTGTGGTCACCGAAACTTTCGCTATCGTGTAA